The following coding sequences lie in one Arachis stenosperma cultivar V10309 chromosome 5, arast.V10309.gnm1.PFL2, whole genome shotgun sequence genomic window:
- the LOC130981589 gene encoding uncharacterized protein LOC130981589 → MSCKAAHDAGEADIVHRSVSIPPPHATPWWWCLNPEAKTFFDRCMAAGNPELLFREALRELFIRRNENVGIQMLNRASSRGHAAKYALSMMLMLRTDCNVEKQKGLELYRELDAAGLLAGSNARCFSILTQSWPGEVHMPRIEEQHTVCASPTCSTRGHMPLLYDYRRRAAERNSVHAFGRAAHIPCIQCRADYDLQAFVNLPSLNTI, encoded by the coding sequence ATGAGCTGTAAGGCTGCACACGATGCGGGAGAGGCCGATATCGTTCACCGGAGTGTTTCCATACCACCCCCGCATGCTACGCCCTGGTGGTGGTGCCTCAACCCGGAGGCAAAGACATTCTTTGATCGCTGCATGGCAGCTGGCAACCCAGAGCTTCTGTTTCGGGAGGCACTGCGGGAACTCTTCATCAGACGCAACGAAAACGTTGGCATCCAGATGCTGAACAGAGCATCAAGTAGAGGACATGCAGCCAAATACGCACTGAGCATGATGTTGATGCTTCGCACTGACTGCAAcgtagaaaaacaaaaaggcCTGGAACTGTATCGGGAGCTTGATGCGGCTGGTTTACTCGCTGGCAGTAACGCGAGGTGCTTTTCAATTCTGACACAATCGTGGCCAGGTGAGGTCCATATGCCCCGTATAGAAGAACAACACACTGTCTGTGCCTCACCTACGTGCTCCACCAGGGGCCACATGCCTCTTCTCTACGATTATCGCAGACGTGCGGCAGAGCGAAACTCCGTCCATGCTTTCGGCAGGGCCGCTCATATCCCCTGCATCCAGTGTCGCGCAGACTACGACCTGCAAGCCTTCGTCAATCTCCCATCACTTAATACAATTTGA